One stretch of Zhihengliuella flava DNA includes these proteins:
- a CDS encoding glycosyltransferase family 2 protein, with product MNISVIYVAYNTPHELIATSIESVRAAAQAAEVTTEILIVNNGGLIDSSEQNFDARVIGDGTNLGFGQAVNQGVAAASGDYILLMNPDSRTRIDFFTQLINSKIPFTANALTGALLVNNGVPQVHAYNVWFSSIALALKKKRWRAQLAEWITAGQLVSVDRLCGAGLFGPRRLLTELGPFDDAFFLYGEDVDLSLRAKARGASLALIPTAVIEHEAGTSSLKASHLVERARIDAHLRLVSIHRGYLASLLARAESLIVTLAGTALTKSASPRTERLARLAELRRWGLRRSVERFSPTMMAR from the coding sequence ATGAATATTTCGGTTATCTATGTCGCTTATAACACACCTCATGAGCTCATCGCTACGTCGATCGAATCCGTACGCGCCGCCGCACAAGCCGCCGAGGTAACAACGGAAATCCTCATCGTGAACAACGGCGGCTTGATTGACAGCAGCGAGCAAAATTTTGACGCTCGCGTCATCGGCGACGGCACTAACCTTGGGTTTGGGCAGGCTGTAAATCAGGGCGTGGCAGCCGCCAGCGGGGACTACATCCTGCTGATGAATCCTGATTCACGCACAAGAATCGATTTCTTCACCCAACTGATCAATTCCAAGATCCCTTTCACCGCGAACGCTCTGACGGGCGCTTTGCTCGTGAACAATGGTGTGCCGCAGGTGCATGCCTATAACGTGTGGTTCAGCTCCATCGCACTTGCATTGAAAAAGAAAAGGTGGCGAGCCCAACTTGCCGAATGGATCACGGCCGGCCAACTGGTTTCTGTTGATCGCTTGTGCGGAGCTGGATTGTTTGGCCCGCGGCGCCTCCTCACGGAGTTGGGCCCTTTCGATGATGCTTTCTTCCTCTACGGCGAGGACGTTGATCTATCCCTTCGTGCGAAGGCTCGAGGCGCGAGCTTGGCTCTCATACCGACGGCTGTCATTGAACACGAGGCTGGCACGTCATCTCTTAAGGCCTCGCATCTAGTTGAACGAGCCCGCATCGATGCGCACCTCCGGCTGGTCTCCATCCATCGCGGATACCTGGCATCATTGCTGGCACGTGCTGAAAGCCTCATAGTCACGCTGGCAGGGACTGCACTAACCAAAAGTGCTAGTCCTAGAACAGAGCGGCTAGCCCGCCTGGCTGAACTCAGGCGGTGGGGCCTGCGCCGATCCGTGGAACGTTTCTCGCCCACCATGATGGCGCGGTGA
- a CDS encoding polysaccharide pyruvyl transferase family protein, whose amino-acid sequence MAPEVLVLHGYSAHNAGDGLLVSETLEIIADSLGECRITILASQPETFRHLNATLLPTVPTVRGWDRRTLATLKNINKFDVVIAVGGGYLRAGTLVETLKTLLVHGPQLLAASRANTPTFYLPQSIGPARFGVQALFRTLLKNVSRVYVRDDRSLNEFAGINVRRFPDLAAATASASRPTNGLVDPTPVLSIRDVHGSVKADIHRVARMLGTYDAYIQSTTRGNDDRPATATLCPRRLVSRKELMTRGGTPRVVLAVRLHAALMALAAGHYVIHLAYERKGFGAFSDLGLSDWVHSVNSFPPSKVFAQLQELLTNPAARDAYDARLADSASNIANARNEILEEIRAISSANRQQST is encoded by the coding sequence GTGGCGCCAGAAGTACTAGTTCTGCACGGATACTCAGCCCATAATGCCGGAGACGGTCTTCTCGTGTCCGAGACACTTGAAATTATTGCCGACTCTCTCGGGGAGTGCCGCATTACCATTCTTGCCTCTCAGCCAGAGACTTTTAGGCACCTCAACGCAACGTTGCTGCCCACGGTCCCCACGGTCCGAGGCTGGGATCGCCGAACACTCGCCACGCTGAAGAACATCAACAAATTCGACGTCGTCATAGCGGTCGGCGGTGGCTACCTGAGAGCCGGAACTCTTGTCGAGACGCTGAAAACACTCCTTGTTCACGGCCCCCAACTCTTGGCCGCCTCACGCGCAAACACACCAACGTTCTACCTCCCGCAGAGTATTGGGCCAGCCCGCTTTGGCGTTCAAGCTCTCTTCCGCACTTTGCTCAAGAACGTCTCTCGCGTCTATGTTCGGGATGATCGATCACTCAATGAGTTCGCCGGCATCAACGTCCGGAGATTCCCGGATTTAGCAGCTGCCACCGCATCAGCTTCACGCCCAACTAACGGCTTGGTAGACCCCACGCCAGTTCTCTCAATTCGTGACGTTCATGGCTCCGTGAAAGCCGACATCCACCGCGTAGCTAGAATGCTCGGCACCTACGACGCCTACATCCAGAGCACAACACGGGGAAACGACGACCGACCGGCAACCGCCACGCTCTGCCCCCGACGTCTCGTGAGTCGGAAGGAACTCATGACTCGTGGTGGCACACCTCGAGTCGTCTTGGCTGTTCGGTTGCACGCAGCGCTCATGGCACTCGCCGCTGGACACTACGTCATCCACCTCGCTTACGAACGAAAAGGCTTTGGCGCCTTCAGCGATCTCGGTTTGAGTGATTGGGTCCATTCGGTCAACAGCTTTCCACCTTCCAAAGTCTTCGCTCAACTGCAAGAACTACTGACCAATCCCGCAGCGCGCGACGCATATGACGCCCGCCTGGCTGATTCCGCATCGAATATTGCTAACGCCCGCAATGAGATTCTCGAAGAAATCCGTGCGATTTCGTCCGCTAATAGGCAGCAAAGCACATGA
- a CDS encoding O-antigen ligase family protein encodes MVNAQLAVGDTPRRSLLAPGWWSLRWSERLVFLCLVFLPLQKALTIEAGFPLKISEILLFFALISLWSGHSKSGWQSSPRLKTMTLVLGLLVSVVCASVMWNLLVPLPNDDFPGFDRSLTLDILLYGFYSVMVAIFWLVVSRQSSRVVGVGVSWATRLAALFCAVQIILYNFSDFDTMRLLNMELVVGGAYGEPFPRNGSFHEGNYLGAFAAAVLLILLRRRDWWGALLGLGMLIYSQSTGAIVAVMVGILIAFMMRPRALWQLVATGITLIGLALAYVVDPVREYLAFQVSKLTTLGEDSVAVGEAGRSIVIREGKWETALKIASDSPVLGVGPGRYGVWFHEKYDASLFPSDYQFSNGRAIAENAYGQVVAELGFIGLLIFLAFLILHLLAGSRLGFWEVAVAGTTIVTLWTAPSWTTLTYWMALGVLAAYYGAAKRRAAPLRDPSSVAVTS; translated from the coding sequence ATGGTGAATGCACAGCTAGCTGTGGGCGACACGCCGCGTCGCTCGTTGCTCGCACCGGGTTGGTGGTCGCTCCGCTGGTCGGAGCGGCTGGTTTTCTTGTGTCTCGTCTTTTTGCCGCTTCAAAAGGCACTGACGATTGAAGCTGGTTTCCCGCTTAAAATCAGCGAAATACTACTGTTTTTTGCCCTCATCTCTCTCTGGAGCGGTCATAGCAAGTCTGGATGGCAGAGTTCACCCCGTCTGAAAACCATGACTTTGGTATTAGGTCTACTAGTTTCCGTGGTCTGCGCATCCGTAATGTGGAATTTGCTTGTTCCGTTGCCAAATGATGACTTTCCTGGCTTTGACCGCTCACTTACGCTGGACATCCTTCTCTACGGATTTTATTCAGTAATGGTTGCAATTTTTTGGTTAGTCGTATCGCGGCAGTCCTCGCGGGTTGTTGGAGTAGGGGTATCGTGGGCGACACGATTGGCGGCACTATTCTGTGCGGTACAAATCATCCTCTATAATTTCTCGGACTTTGACACGATGAGACTTCTCAATATGGAGTTGGTCGTTGGTGGGGCGTACGGTGAGCCTTTTCCTCGGAATGGGTCTTTTCACGAGGGAAATTACTTGGGCGCGTTTGCCGCCGCGGTCCTTCTGATTCTTCTGCGCAGGAGGGACTGGTGGGGCGCCCTGCTCGGTCTAGGAATGCTGATTTACAGTCAGTCCACCGGGGCTATTGTTGCCGTCATGGTCGGAATTTTGATCGCGTTCATGATGAGGCCACGCGCACTATGGCAACTTGTGGCAACAGGCATTACATTGATCGGACTAGCTCTGGCGTATGTCGTCGATCCAGTGCGTGAATATTTGGCATTTCAGGTTTCGAAGCTAACGACTTTGGGTGAAGATTCAGTAGCCGTCGGTGAGGCAGGTCGGTCGATCGTGATTCGTGAAGGCAAGTGGGAAACCGCCCTAAAAATTGCGTCAGATTCGCCAGTACTTGGTGTCGGCCCAGGGCGTTATGGTGTTTGGTTCCATGAGAAGTATGACGCATCATTGTTTCCGTCAGACTATCAATTTTCCAATGGTCGGGCAATTGCGGAGAATGCTTACGGCCAAGTTGTGGCTGAGCTCGGATTTATCGGTCTCTTAATATTTCTTGCCTTTTTGATCTTGCATCTTTTGGCGGGTAGCCGTTTGGGATTCTGGGAAGTTGCTGTCGCAGGTACGACCATAGTGACTTTGTGGACTGCTCCATCGTGGACGACCTTGACTTATTGGATGGCTCTGGGGGTACTGGCGGCCTACTATGGAGCAGCCAAGCGGCGAGCCGCGCCCTTGCGGGATCCTTCATCCGTGGCGGTCACTTCATAA
- the alr gene encoding alanine racemase, with the protein MSSVEEARWERRAVIDLDAIGHNVRHVADLVAPAMVMAVVKADGYGHGALPVARTALESGATWLGVAHVSEALALREAGISAPMLAWLHTPGTDFAAAVESHVDLGISGWELEHVAAAARAAEQPARVHLKIDTGLGRNGATLEAWPDVLAAASQLQEEGLIRVVGVWTHLAVADEPDRPQTDHQLEAFRAAISAAEEAGFELELKHAANTPAALSRPDAHFDMVRLGLGMYGLSPFRDQDHEALSLRPAMTLSARVANAKEVPADQGVSYGLTYRTHSATTLALIPLGYADGVPRVAVDGPVQIAGQRHVSCGRVAMDQFVVDVGQVPARELVGTEAVLFGAHGPTATEWADAAGTINYEMVTRIGSRVPRVYTGEAAETVAAGEERHG; encoded by the coding sequence GTGAGTTCTGTTGAAGAGGCCCGGTGGGAGCGCCGCGCCGTGATTGATCTTGACGCGATCGGCCACAACGTGCGGCACGTCGCCGACTTGGTAGCCCCCGCGATGGTCATGGCCGTCGTCAAGGCCGACGGCTACGGGCACGGCGCGCTGCCCGTGGCCCGCACCGCCCTCGAATCCGGGGCCACTTGGCTGGGCGTCGCGCACGTGAGCGAGGCGCTCGCCCTCCGCGAGGCGGGAATTAGCGCACCAATGCTGGCTTGGCTGCACACGCCGGGCACCGACTTCGCCGCCGCCGTTGAGTCCCACGTGGACTTGGGTATTTCCGGCTGGGAATTGGAGCACGTGGCCGCAGCCGCCCGCGCAGCCGAACAACCCGCGCGCGTGCACCTCAAGATCGACACCGGCCTCGGCCGCAACGGGGCCACGCTCGAGGCGTGGCCCGACGTCCTCGCGGCCGCCTCCCAACTCCAGGAGGAGGGCCTTATCCGCGTGGTGGGAGTCTGGACCCACCTCGCCGTGGCGGACGAGCCCGACCGTCCGCAGACCGATCACCAGCTGGAGGCTTTCCGGGCCGCGATTTCGGCCGCTGAAGAAGCCGGTTTTGAGCTTGAGCTCAAGCACGCCGCCAACACGCCGGCCGCGCTGTCCCGCCCCGATGCTCACTTCGACATGGTGCGGCTGGGACTGGGCATGTACGGGCTCAGCCCGTTTCGCGATCAGGACCATGAAGCGCTCAGCTTGCGGCCAGCCATGACGCTGTCCGCGCGCGTCGCCAACGCCAAGGAGGTTCCCGCCGATCAGGGGGTCTCCTACGGTCTCACCTACCGGACGCACAGCGCGACGACGTTGGCCTTGATTCCTCTGGGCTACGCCGACGGCGTGCCGCGGGTGGCCGTTGACGGGCCTGTGCAGATTGCCGGCCAGCGCCACGTATCCTGCGGCCGCGTCGCCATGGACCAGTTCGTCGTGGACGTTGGCCAGGTGCCCGCTCGCGAGCTCGTGGGTACAGAGGCCGTCCTCTTTGGGGCTCATGGGCCGACAGCCACCGAGTGGGCGGACGCAGCAGGCACCATCAACTATGAAATGGTGACGCGGATAGGCAGCCGCGTACCGCGCGTGTACACCGGTGAGGCGGCCGAGACCGTGGCCGCGGGGGAGGAGCGCCATGGGTGA